The following DNA comes from Rhinolophus sinicus isolate RSC01 linkage group LG06, ASM3656204v1, whole genome shotgun sequence.
ATACCGAAATGAGGAAAGTGCACCTTAgaacttgtttcctttttttttacaattgatATCGATATATATGTGTCCCAAAGACTCGACTCAGTGCCAAGAGATTTATACAtcctaaatttatatttgttagagcgcatatttaaaattcttaaacgGAGTGGGAGACACAGAAGACAGACTCGTGGACTATCCTGCCATCCATTTGAGCGCGCGGGCTGGCGGGCAGGATGGGTGTACCTAAATGAGAGGCAGGGGCGTGCACGGCGGCCGCAGCCTCTAAATTCAGATTTGTCGCCTTTGGAAGAGCTGGGAAGCcttggggaggggatgggggctgAGGATCCGGGCCGCGCACCTCCTCTGAGAAGATCTGCCTCTGTAGCTGCTCCCCTTTGCTcagctctccccacccacccctcgaaacaaaactgaaaaccaccTTGGAGCGGAGAGGGCCCCAGCCAGAGCGCAGAGAGCACACCGGGCGAAGAGGGGCCGGCGGCCCGCGGGGACAAGGCTGGGTCCCAGTTTGGGGGCCGCCCGGCTGCCAGGGCGCTTACCCTACTGCTTTTCAGGGGCGCCATTGACCATAGGACCGTACAGGCCGCCGCCGTAGGTCGGCTCCTTGTGCACAGCAGCGGCTGCAGCCGAGCGGTCGCGCATGAGATCACTGAAGGCGTAGTCCATGGGAGGGCGGAAGCCGAGTGTGGGCACCAGGCCGGCCGTGGAGTAAGGAGCCATGAAGGCCAGGCCGCGGCTGTGCGCCGCCGCCGCGGAGTAGGCCAGGCGCAGGGGGCTGAGGCCGAGAGGCGCACCCAGCGGGTAAGCACCTGCGTCGGCGCCGAAGTGACTGGCGTTGGGCTGCAGAGGCGAGAAGGCCGAGCGGCTGCTCAGCGAGCCCAGCGCCCCGGGAGCCATGGCGCCGGCCAGCAAAGGTCTGTGGTGCGGAGGTGCGGAGGGGCCGGGCTGCAGCGGCGCGGGCAGCCCGGGTCCTCCCGCGGCGGCGGCGTCGACGCGGCCTGGCCACCCGTCCTCCGCAGCTGCTACCGCACCCACCGCGGCCTTATCAGGGGGCGCGGCGGGGCCGAGGCCGGCCACCAGGCCCCCACGGTGGTGGTTCAGCACTTGCTCGATGGCTTGCACTACGTCGCCACCGCAGCCCTGCAACACCAGCTCCAGGACGCCTCGCCGGTGGCCCGGGAAGACGCGCGTCAAGATGTCCAGCGGCGTCCGCTGCCGTGGACCCGGGCCCCCGCCCAGCCCTGACGCGGGCGCAGCCTCTGCCTCTTCTTTATCGGCCTCCGAACCGGATTCCGAGCCCAGAGGGCTGGCGGAGCCCGGGCTGTCCTCCTCGCCGCCGCCTCCGGGGCCAGCGCTGCCCGGGCAGCTGCCACCTGCCTCCTTGGAGGCCCGGGCCAGGGGTGACCCCGAAAAGGACTCGCCATCGCCGTTCTCGGAGCCCGAGCCCGGCCGCACCTCCGGAGACGAGGTCCCGGGACCCGAATCTGCGCCGTCTGGTGATAAGGGCTTCCCGGGTGGCGGCGGTGGGCTGCCCGGGCGGCCTGCCTGCAGCAGTGTCTTGGGGAACAAGTCAAACTTCTGTAACTTGGCCtctgggaggggagaagagggatgTGAGGAGCAGTTAGGTGCCGGAAGGCGACCGAACCTACAGCACCCCAGCCCTTTGCATCCCAGTTTCCTTTCCCTCTGAGCCCCACGACTTTCATCCAGTGGGCTCCAGTGCCCCTCTTTCTTTTTGCTCCAccattccttcctctcccagcccctACAGCCCGTCTCTCCTTCCCTGCCCACAGGGAGCGCTCTTTCTGTACTAAGAACCCTAACCACATGTGCCTTGTAAACTCAATGTCCAGTGCCCCTCTTCCTACATCTGTGCCCCAATACCTCCACCCTTATCTCCCTTCctagccctgccctgccctggagaAGTGGCCTGGCCTGGGGTTCCAGCAGGAGCCAACATAACTTCCACCTACACCACACACTGGATAGAAGACCCCACTCCACCTTTGTGATTCCAAGAGCCAGCCCAGGTCTGGGTGCAGTCTGGCCCTGGGCAGCATAGCATGTAAAGGAAAGCGCCTTGGGCATCTATCTACAAGATCCAAGCCTCTCTACAGGAAAAACTAGAGCCCTTATTTCCAAGCCACCTTTACAAATTAAGACCTAAGAAGTTCTTCCCTCCCAAAGCTGAGAGCTCAGCGGGCCCTGGAGGAGCCCTGGCCTAATTTCCTACCTCCGAAGAAAAAGCCAAGGGAGTTTTGAAGAAGAGGGTGGGGCCGGGAGTAGATGTTAAAGAGGAAAGAGGATCGAGGGAAGTGAGAGAACTCGTACTCTGAGAAATCCGGGACAAGTGGGGAAAGAAGGTAAAAGAAGGAACGTGGCGCAGCTTGCGGTTGTCCGGGGAGCATTAGGAACTTGAGAAAAGGAATTACACGGGGAAAAGGAACGAGATGTCTTCAATACCTAGAGAAAGCGATGCGGGACTCGGGAGGGACTTGGAGAGGGTCGGATTTCCGAAGAGAGTTGAGATTGAGCGGAAGGAACCGCAGCATGTGGAGAAGTACAGGACGAAGAAAAAGAACACGCGCGGGTTTCTGCGCTGGGGAGAATACCGAGCGAAGTGAGCCAGGACGCTGGGACCTGCCTGCTTTTGGCAGGGAGATAAGATTAAAGCATTCACATGTGGGCCTACggtgaaagaaaggagaaaactgcaAATGCTTCATAAAGTGGGGAAAGGAGAGTTCACGTGTCTGTGACCCAAATTAGGGGCTGGTGCGCGTTGAACTCCAGTAGTTGGGACGTTTGGAGAAGGGAATTCTACATTTCCAGTACTGAGCCACGTCCCTGGGCCGCGCACGCGTccctgctcccctctcctccccgcCCGATCGTGCTCTCACCTGAGCTCCCGGCCGCGCCGCCGCCAGTCACCACTGACGCTGCGGCTCCTGGCCCCCCGCCGTCGGCGGCGCACACAGAGCCGAAGACCTCGTAGGCGGGTCGCGGCGGGATGATACCGTTGGCAGCGGCCAGAGCCAGACCCTCGGCAGTGCCGTACAGCAGCTGTAGCTCGCGCGCCTCGTTCTCTTCCTGCGCCTGTTGCCTGCGCAGCGCCACCTGCGCCGCCATGACGCGCTGGCGCTCGGCGATAAGCGTGCACTTGGCGCACAGGCAGTCCTTCCAGCGGCAGTAGCGTTTGTGGCCCTTGAGCGCCGACACAACGCCGTGGTTGCGGCAGCGCGCGCACTTGGGGGTCCGCGGGTACTTCTCCGCCGCCCGCAACAACAGCGGCGGCGCCCGTAACAAGCCGCCCGCCACGCTCACCGGTAGCGATGCGGCCGCTGCGGCTGCAGCTGCCACCGACGCCACAGACGCCACGGGCGGCCCCGTCGCTGTCGCCGCCGCCGTCGCTGCGCTGGGCACGCTGGGCAGCTCCGAGCGCAGCTCCATGTCAGGACCTGGCGTGGAAGACcgtggggtggggaaagagacTTGCGGTGAGGAGTGTACGGTGCGCGAAGCTAAAGCACACTCGAGGAACCCAGCCTTAGAAACGGAACTTCCCGCCGCAGAAGTTTGGCTACTGGTTGCCAAATTGCTGGGAGGAGGTGCCTTCGGAGCCCTCCTGTAAGGCCGAGCTccacaccccactcccaccaGAGCTCTTCTTATATCTGATTTACGCGTTGGGTGTACGATTTCGTTTGAATCAGTAGTTCCGatggggaaaaaacatttttttaagcaaaggtTGAAAGTCACTGGTTCAGATGGATGTAACGAgggtttgaaaaagaaaatgttatccCCCTAAAGTTTAGTTTAATTGGGGTTAGGCGAGtaaagagaaatatttgtttGATGGGAGTCGAATTAGTGAGAAAATTTTGATTGATCCGGTAGCTTGATGCCAAGAGCAAAACAGGAAAACCCGAGGCAAAATGTCCAGATACGTGGAAGGGTAAAGAGGAGAGAGATATCAAGGCATAGAGTTCAACCGGTTGGGCTGGagtggtttttgtttggttttggctCGGGGGAGCAGGAGAGTTCGAGAGAAAAATCAGGAACAGAAAGAATAGCTCTAGTAAGGGGAGTGAGAGTTAGGAAAGTTAGGGGCAAAGTTAGGCGAAGAGGCCCAGGGACCTGTGGAAATGTGGGGGCTATAAGTTCCATGGTGAGGGCCCCcagagagtgggagagaaaataggTGTAGAACTAAGTTTAGGAGGCCTGGGGAGgagtgttaaagagaaaactcTGCTGAAGAAACTTTCTTTGGATAGGCAAACGCAGCCCAAAGTTGGCTACCCCGAGGAGTGAGGAAAACAGCAAAAACCAGCTGACATAGGTGTCTGGGTCCCCGGGTCCACGCGGAGGAGAGTACTGTGCGTGAGGGGAAAAACCCACAGGCATAagctaggggtgggggtggagtaaAATCTGTGGCAAAATTTAGCCTTGTAGTCTGGAGCAGTAATCGGGGAGGAAAAAGTATCTTGCAAAAGTTAGGTGTTGCAGGAGGGAGAT
Coding sequences within:
- the DMRTA2 gene encoding doublesex- and mab-3-related transcription factor A2 — encoded protein: MELRSELPSVPSAATAAATATGPPVASVASVAAAAAAAASLPVSVAGGLLRAPPLLLRAAEKYPRTPKCARCRNHGVVSALKGHKRYCRWKDCLCAKCTLIAERQRVMAAQVALRRQQAQEENEARELQLLYGTAEGLALAAANGIIPPRPAYEVFGSVCAADGGGPGAAASVVTGGGAAGSSEAKLQKFDLFPKTLLQAGRPGSPPPPPGKPLSPDGADSGPGTSSPEVRPGSGSENGDGESFSGSPLARASKEAGGSCPGSAGPGGGGEEDSPGSASPLGSESGSEADKEEAEAAPASGLGGGPGPRQRTPLDILTRVFPGHRRGVLELVLQGCGGDVVQAIEQVLNHHRGGLVAGLGPAAPPDKAAVGAVAAAEDGWPGRVDAAAAGGPGLPAPLQPGPSAPPHHRPLLAGAMAPGALGSLSSRSAFSPLQPNASHFGADAGAYPLGAPLGLSPLRLAYSAAAAHSRGLAFMAPYSTAGLVPTLGFRPPMDYAFSDLMRDRSAAAAAVHKEPTYGGGLYGPMVNGAPEKQ